A window of Mycolicibacterium holsaticum DSM 44478 = JCM 12374 genomic DNA:
GCACCACGGTGAACAACGCTCCGGTGCAGGAATGGCAGTTGGCCGACGGCGACGTGATCCGATTGGGCCACTCCGAGATCATCGTCCGCGTGCACTGACGGACCGGCTGTCGAACTGAGGGCGAAGCTGCTCGCTTCACCTTCATGTCGATGGCCGTCCAAGTATCGTGACGTTGCGCCGGAACGGCCAGAAACGGGATGGGGACGGAGAGGACGTCAGATGCAGGGGTTGGTTCTGCAACTGACGCGCGTCGGTTTCCTGCTTCTGTTATGGCTGTTCATCTGGTCGGTGCTACGGATCCTGCGCACCGACATCTACGCCCCGACCGGCACGGTCATGGTGCGCCGCGGCCTACCGCTGCGGCGGTCCCTGCTGCCCAGCCGCGGCCTTCGTAACGTGGCGCGTCAACTGGTGGTCACCGAGGGCGCCCTGGCGGGCACCCGGATCACTTTGGGCAGCCAACCGGTGCTGATCGGCCGGGCAGACGACTCCACGCTGGTGCTGACCGACGACTACGCCTCGACCCGGCACGCCCGGCTGTCGCCTCGCGGTTCGGAGTGGTACGTCGAAGACCTAGGATCGACCAACGGCACATACCTCGACAGGGCGAAGGTGACGACGGCGGTACGGGTTCCGATGGGCACACCGGTTCGGATCGGCAAGACGGTAATCGAGCTGCGCCCGTGACACTGGTGCTTCGATACGCCGCGCGCAGCGACCGCGGCCTGGTCCGGGCGAACAACGAAGACTCGGTGTACGCCGGCGCGCGCCTGCTCGCGCTGGCCGACGGCATGGGCGGGCACGCCGCAGGCGAGGTGGCCTCCCAGCTGGTGATCGCCGCGTTGGCCCATCTGGACGACGACGAACCCGGCGGCGACCTGCTCTCCCAACTGGACACCGCCGTCCGTGAAGGCAACTCCGCCATCGCCGCGCACGTCGAGGCCGATCCTGAGCTCGAGGGCATGGGCACGACGCTGACCGCAATCTTGTTCGCGGGCAACCGACTTGGTCTCGTCCACATCGGCGACTCCCGGGGTTACCTACTGCGCGACGGCGAACTCACCCAGATCACCAAGGACGACACCTTCGTTCAGACCCTGGTCGACGAGGGCCGCATCACCGCCGAGGAGGCCCACAGCCATCCGCAGCGCTCGCTGATCATGCGCGCGCTGACCGGCCACGAGGTCGAACCGACCCTCATCATGCGCGAGGCCCGCGCCGGCGACCGCTACCTGCTGTGCTCTGACGGGCTGTCCGATCCGGTCAGCCACGACACCATCCTGGAAGCCCTGCAGATCCCCGACGTCGCCGAAAGCGCCGACCGGCTCATCGAATTGGCGCTCCGCGGCGGCGGACCGGACAACGTCACGGTGGTGGTCGCCGACGTCGTCGACTACGACTACGGGCAGACCCAGCCGATACTCGCCGGTGCGGTGTCCGGCGACGACGACCAGGTCGCGCCGCCCAACACGTCGGCAGGTCGCGCGTCGGCGTTCAACCCACGCCGCAACGAAGCCAAACGTGTTGTGCCGCAGGCCGAAGAGCCGCCCCCTCCGCCACGGTCGCGACGGCGGATGTTCCTCGCCGCAGCGCTGGTGGTGTTGGTGGTGCTCGCCGGCCTGGCTGTCGGCCGCGAAATCGTGCGCAGCAACTTCTACGTCAGCGACCACGACGGCGTCGTGTCGATCATGCGCGGGGTGCCGGGTTCGTTTCTCGGCTATTCCCTGCAGGAACCGTACCGACAGGGCTGTCTGACGGCGCTGAACCAACTGACACTCATCAGCCCAGGACAGGATCCGCGCGACTGCGACCTGTTCCGCGTCGCCGACCTGAAACCCTCCGAACAGCAACAGGTCATATCGGGTCTGCCGACAGGATCAGAGGACGAGGCGATCGACCAGATCAGCCAACTGGCCCGTGATTCCCTTCTGCCGGTGTGCCCGCCCCCCGCTCCGCCGCGGCCCACCACCACCACCACCGCACCGCACTCACCGGCTCCGACGAATTCTCCTGGGCTGCCCAATGTTCCGCGCACATCCGGCGAACGGACCCCCGCTCCGGAGACCCCGCGTACGGTACCGCCTCCCCCGCCGTCACCGTCGCCGACCGGTACGTCGCCCGCACCCGCATCACCCGCACCTGCTGCACCCGGTACACCGCCGTCACCCGCACCGCCGTCACCCGCACCGCCGGCTCCCGGCACACCGCCGGCGCCTCCCCCGCCGGCGCCTCCGACGGTGACGGCGCTGCCTCCTCCGCCGCCGGAGCCGGGCGTTACCTGCCGGGAAGTGGCATGACGACGCAGCCGCAATCCCCCGTCGCCGTGGTGCCGCCCCTGCCCACCCGACGCAACGCCGAACTGTTTCTCCTCGGCTTCGCCGCGCTGATCACCACGGTCGCGCTGCTGCTCGTCGAAGCCAACCAGGAACAGAGCCTGCGGTGGGAACTGGCGCAGTACTCGGTCGCCTATCTGGCGTTGTTCGCCGGCGCGCATCTGGCGGTGCGGCGGTTCGCGCCGTACGCCGATCCGCTGCTGCTACCCGTGGTCGCGTTGCTGAATGGGTTGGGGCTGGTGATGATTCACCGACTCGACCTCAGCGAGGGCCAGCTCATCCAGAGCGGTCTGGGTGGGACGGCAAACCAGCAGATGCTGTGGACGCTGGTCGGGGTGCTCGGCTTCTCGCTCGTCGTGGTGTTCCTGCGCGATCACCGCATGCTGGCCAAGTACGGCTACGTCTGCGGCGCCACCGGGCTGATCCTGCTCTCGATCCCGGCTGTGCTGCCCAGCTCGATATCCGAACAGAACGGCGCGAAGATCTGGATTGAGCTGCCCGGCTTCTCGATCCAGCCCGCCGAGTTCTCCAAGATCCTGCTGTTGGTCTTCTTCGCGGCGGTGCTGGTCAACAAACGCAGCGTGTTCACCAGCGCAGGCAAGCACTTCCTCGGCATGGACCTGCCCCGGCCGCGTGACCTCGCACCGCTGCTGGCCGCGTGGATCGCCTCGGTCGGCGTCATGGTCTTCGAAAAGGACCTCGGCACTTCGCTTTTGCTGTACGCGTCGTTTCTGGTGCTGGTGTACATCGCCACCGACCGGCTCAGCTGGATGGTGATCGGGCTGGCCCTGTTCGCCGCGGGAAGCGTTGCGGCGTACTACATGTTCGACCACGTCCAGGTGCGTGTGCAGAACTGGCTCGACCCGTTCTCCGACCCGGAGGGTTCCGGGTACCAGATGGTGCAGTCGATGTTCAGCTTCGCCACCGGCGGGATCTTCGGCACCGGTCTGGGTAACGGCCAGCCCGGCACCGTGCCTGCCGCCTCGACCGACTTCATCATCGCCGCGATCGGCGAAGAGCTCGGGCTGGTCGGGCTGGCCGCGGTGTTGCTGCTCTACACGATCGTCGTCATCAGGGGGCTGCGTACGGCGCTCGCCGTGCGTGACAGCTTCGGCAAGCTGCTGGCCGCCGGGCTGGCCTGCACGCTGGCGATCCAGTTGTTCATCGTGGTCGGCGGTGTCACCAAGCTGATCCCGCTGACCGGTCTGACGACACCGTGGATGTCCTACGGCGGCTCCTCGCTGGTCGCCAACTATGTGCTGCTGGCCATCCTGGTGCGGATCAGCCACTCCGCGCGCCGCCCGCTCGTCAGCAGCCCCCAGGGCGCGCCGCCGATCGCGGCCGCCAGCACCGAGGTGATCGAGAAGGTATGAACACCTCGCTGCGCCGCATCGCAGTCGCCGTCATGGCGCTGGTGGTGTTGCTGCTGGCCAACGCCACCGTCACCCAAGTCTTCACCGCCGAGGGGCTGCGCTCGGATCCGCGCAACCAGCGGGTGCTGCTCGACGAGTACTCGCGGCAACGCGGTCAGATATCGGCCGGCGGGCAACTGCTGGCCTACTCGGTGTCGACCAACGGCCGGTTCCGGTTCCTTCGGGTCTACCCCGAGCCGCTGGTGTACGCCCCGGTCACCGGCTTCTACTCGCTGCGGTACTCCAGCACCGGCCTCGAGCGCGCCGAGGATCCCGTCCTCAACGGGTCCGACCAGCGGCTGTTCGCCCGCCGGCTGGCCGACTTCTTCACCGGCCGCGACCCGCGCGGCGGCAACGTCGACACCACCCTCAAACCGCAGGTGCAGCAGGCGGCCTGGGACGCCATGGATCGCGGCTGCGACGGCGGGTGCAAGGGTTCGGTCGTCGCGATCGAACCGTCGACCGGCAAGATCCTCGCGATGGTCTCGTCGCCGTCCTACGACCCCAACCTGCTGGCCACCCACGACATGGACAAACAAGCCGCCGTCTGGCAGCGGCTGCGCGACGACCCGGAGTCCCCGCTGCTGAACCGGGCCATCTCGGAGACCTACCCGCCGGGTTCGACGTTCAAGGTCATCACCACCGCGGCTGCGCTCGCCAACGGCGCGAACACCGACACCCGGCTCACCGCCCAACCCAAGATTTCGCTGCCCGACAGCACCGCCACCCTGGAGAACTACGGCGGCGCGGCGTGCGGCGGCGGCCCGACCGTCACCCTGCGCGAGGCGTTCGCGCGGTCGTGTAACACCTCGTTCGTCGAGCTCGGCCTCGACACCGGTGCCGACGCATTGCGTTCGACCGCACGGGGTTTCGGCATCGGCGCGCCCGCCCCGATGATCCCGCTTCAGGTCGCCGAATCCACGGTCGGCCCGATCGCCGATCGCGCGGCGCTGGGCATGTCGAGCATCGGCCAGAAAGACGTCGCCCTCACTCCCCTGCAGAACGCGATGGTGGCCGCCACGATCGCGAACAAAGGGGTGCCGATGCGGCCGTATCTGGTCGATAGCCTGAAGGGACCCGACCTGTCCAACATCGCCACCACGGCTCCCACCGAAGAGCGGCGGGCGGTGTCTGAGCAGGTCGCCGATACACTAACGGATCTGATGGTCGCCGCCGAGCAGGTGACGCAGCAGAAGGGAGCCATCGCCGGCGTGCAGATCGCATCCAAGACCGGCACAGCGGAGCACGGTACCGATCCGCGCAATACCCCGCCGCATGCCTGGTATATCGCCTTCGCCCCTGCTCAGGCTCCCAAGGTGGCGGTTGCGGTCGTTGTCGAGAACGGCGGGGACCGGCTGTCGGCCACCGGCGGCGCCCTGGCCGCCCCGATCGGGCGGGCGGCGATCGCCGCGGCGCTGCGGGAGGGCTCATGAGTCCCCGCGTTGGAGTGACGCTGTCGGGTCGCTACCGGCTGCAACGGCTCATCGCCACCGGCGGCATGGGCCAGGTGTGGGAGGGCGTCGACTCCCGGCTGGGCCGCCGTGTCGCGGTCAAGGTGCTCAAGGCCGAGTACTCCACCGACCCTGAGTTCGTCGAACGCTTCCGCGCCGAGGCGCGCACCGTCGCGATGCTCAACCATCCCGGCATCGCCGGCGTGTACGACTACGGCGAGACCGAGATGGACGGTGAGGGCCGCACCGCCTACCTGGTGATGGAGTTGGTCAACGGTGAACCGCTGAACTCCGTGCTCAAGCGCACCGGGCGGCTGTCGCTGCGGCATGCGCTGGACATGCTCGAACAGACCGGGCGGGCCCTGCAGGTCGCCCACACCGCGGGCCTGGTGCACCGCGACGTCAAACCGGGCAACATCCTGATCACCCCGACCGGGCAGGTCAAGCTCACCGACTTCGGCATCGCCAAGGCCGTCGACGCCGCCCCCGTCACCCAGACCGGGATGGTGATGGGCACCGCGCAGTACATCGCGCCCGAACAGGCGTTGGGTCACGACGCGACGGCGGCCAGCGACGTGTACTCCCTGGGCGTCGTCGGCTACGAGTCGGTTTCGGGCAAGCGGCCGTTCACCGGCGACGGCGCGCTGACGGTGGCGATGAAGCACATCAAGGAGACACCGCCGCCGCTGCCCGCCGACCTGCCGCCCAACGTGCGCGAGCTGATCGAGATCACCTTGGTCAAGAACCCGGGCATGCGGTACCGCTCCGGCGGCGCGTTCGCGGACGCCGTCGCCGCCGTGCGCTCGGGCCGTCGCCCGCCGCGGCCCAACCAGGCACCGTCGATCGGCCGGGCCGCACCTGCGGCCGTGCCGTCTGCCGCCCAGGCCCGCGCCGCGGCGGATCTGACCGGGCGTGCCCCGGCGACCGCGGCCCGGCCCCGCCCGGCGACCGGCAGCCATCGCACTCCCCCGCCGCGCAGCACGTTCTCGTCCGGGCAGCGCGCGCTGCTGTGGGCGGCCGGGGTGCTCGGTGCGCTGGCCATCGTCATCGCCATCCTGATCGTGCTCAACGCCCAGGACCGCCGCGAACGCGAGAACCAGCCGCCGCCGACCGTCACCACCACGATCACCGAGACGACGCCCTTCTCCCCCACTGCGATGGCGCCGCGCCCGAACCCAACCGGAAGCGACGGCCATGCTGGAGATGAATTGCGGGTAACCCGACACGGTGTGCTCGCGTCCGCCCCGTTGGCGCAGGAGCCGGGACCCCGGCGACCGACCGCTTCAGAACAGACACCGCAATGACCACGCCACAGCATCTGTCCGACAGGTATGAACTGGGCGATATCCTCGGCTTCGGCGGGATGTCGGAGGTCCACCTCGCCCGGGACACGCGGCTGCACCGCGACGTCGCGATCAAGGTGCTACGGGCCGACCTGGCCCGCGATCCGAGCTTCTATCTGCGGTTCCGCCGCGAGGCGCAGAACGCCGCCGCGCTGAACCACCCCGCGATCGTGGCCGTCTACGACACCGGTGAGGCCGAAACGCCGACCGGGCCGCTGCCCTACATCGTGATGGAGTACGTCGACGGGGTGACGCTGCGCGACATCGTGCACAACGACGGCCCGATGGAACCCAAACGCGCCATCGAGGTCATCGCCGACGCCTGCCAGGCGCTGAACTTCAGCCACCAGCACGGCATCATCCACCGCGACGTCAAACCCGCCAACATCATGATCAGCAACACCGGCGCGGTGAAGGTGATGGACTTCGGCATCGCCCGCGCGCTGGCCGACGCCAACAGCGTCACCCAGACCGCCGCGGTGATCGGCACCGCCCAGTACCTCTCGCCCGAGCAGGCCAGCGGCAACTCGGTCGACGCCCGCTCCGACGTCTACTCGTTGGGCTGCGTGCTGTACGAAATCCTCACGGGGGAACCACCTTTCGTCGGTGACTCACCGGTGGCGGTGGCATACCAGCATGTGCGCGAGGACCCGGTCGCGCCATCGCAGCGCAACCCGAACATCTCCCCCGAACTCGACGCGGTGGTGCTCAAGGCGCTGGCGAAGAACCCCGACAACCGCTACCAGACCGCCGCGGAGATGCGCGCGGATCTGGTGCGGGTGCACAGCGGTGAACGGCCCGATGCCCCCAAGGTGCTCACCGACGCCGAACGCACCTCGCTGTTGTCGGCGTCGGCGCCCCACGACCGCACCGAGCCCATCGACGACGTGGCGCGCCCGTTGCCCGAGTACGGGGACCGCGAACGGCGCGGCTCGGTGGGCCGTTGGCTGGTCGCGGTGGCCGTGCTGGCGGTGCTCACGGTGGTGGTGACGGTCGCGATCAACATGTTCGGCGGTCAGACCCGCGACGTGCAGGTGCCCGACGTCAGCGGGCACCCCAGCGCGGACGCGATCGCCGAACTGCAGAACCGCGGCTTCAAGACCCGCACGCAACAGCAGCCGGACTCCACCGTGCCGCCCGATCACGTGATCAGCACCGACCCCAGCGCCAACACCTCGGTGGCCGCCGGGGACGAGATCACCATCAACGTCTCCACCGGGCCCGAACAACGGGAGGTGCCTGACGTCAGGAGCATGTCCTACTCCGATGCGGTGGAACGGCTCACCGACGCGGGCTTCGAGAAGTTCAAGTCGTCGACGTCGCCGTCCACCCCGGAGATGAAGGACAAGGTGCTGGGCACCAACCCGCCTGCCAACCAGACCTCGGCGATCACCAACGAGATCACGATCGTGCTGGGCTCCGGCCCGGAGAGCCGAACCGTGCCGGACGTGAAGGGTCAGACGCCCGACAGCGCCAGCCAGATCCTCAACGCGGCGGGCTTCACCAACACCGTTCCGGTGGAGGTCGACAGCACCGCGC
This region includes:
- a CDS encoding PP2C family protein-serine/threonine phosphatase encodes the protein MTLVLRYAARSDRGLVRANNEDSVYAGARLLALADGMGGHAAGEVASQLVIAALAHLDDDEPGGDLLSQLDTAVREGNSAIAAHVEADPELEGMGTTLTAILFAGNRLGLVHIGDSRGYLLRDGELTQITKDDTFVQTLVDEGRITAEEAHSHPQRSLIMRALTGHEVEPTLIMREARAGDRYLLCSDGLSDPVSHDTILEALQIPDVAESADRLIELALRGGGPDNVTVVVADVVDYDYGQTQPILAGAVSGDDDQVAPPNTSAGRASAFNPRRNEAKRVVPQAEEPPPPPRSRRRMFLAAALVVLVVLAGLAVGREIVRSNFYVSDHDGVVSIMRGVPGSFLGYSLQEPYRQGCLTALNQLTLISPGQDPRDCDLFRVADLKPSEQQQVISGLPTGSEDEAIDQISQLARDSLLPVCPPPAPPRPTTTTTAPHSPAPTNSPGLPNVPRTSGERTPAPETPRTVPPPPPSPSPTGTSPAPASPAPAAPGTPPSPAPPSPAPPAPGTPPAPPPPAPPTVTALPPPPPEPGVTCREVA
- a CDS encoding FtsW/RodA/SpoVE family cell cycle protein, which translates into the protein MTTQPQSPVAVVPPLPTRRNAELFLLGFAALITTVALLLVEANQEQSLRWELAQYSVAYLALFAGAHLAVRRFAPYADPLLLPVVALLNGLGLVMIHRLDLSEGQLIQSGLGGTANQQMLWTLVGVLGFSLVVVFLRDHRMLAKYGYVCGATGLILLSIPAVLPSSISEQNGAKIWIELPGFSIQPAEFSKILLLVFFAAVLVNKRSVFTSAGKHFLGMDLPRPRDLAPLLAAWIASVGVMVFEKDLGTSLLLYASFLVLVYIATDRLSWMVIGLALFAAGSVAAYYMFDHVQVRVQNWLDPFSDPEGSGYQMVQSMFSFATGGIFGTGLGNGQPGTVPAASTDFIIAAIGEELGLVGLAAVLLLYTIVVIRGLRTALAVRDSFGKLLAAGLACTLAIQLFIVVGGVTKLIPLTGLTTPWMSYGGSSLVANYVLLAILVRISHSARRPLVSSPQGAPPIAAASTEVIEKV
- the pknB gene encoding Stk1 family PASTA domain-containing Ser/Thr kinase, with the translated sequence MTTPQHLSDRYELGDILGFGGMSEVHLARDTRLHRDVAIKVLRADLARDPSFYLRFRREAQNAAALNHPAIVAVYDTGEAETPTGPLPYIVMEYVDGVTLRDIVHNDGPMEPKRAIEVIADACQALNFSHQHGIIHRDVKPANIMISNTGAVKVMDFGIARALADANSVTQTAAVIGTAQYLSPEQASGNSVDARSDVYSLGCVLYEILTGEPPFVGDSPVAVAYQHVREDPVAPSQRNPNISPELDAVVLKALAKNPDNRYQTAAEMRADLVRVHSGERPDAPKVLTDAERTSLLSASAPHDRTEPIDDVARPLPEYGDRERRGSVGRWLVAVAVLAVLTVVVTVAINMFGGQTRDVQVPDVSGHPSADAIAELQNRGFKTRTQQQPDSTVPPDHVISTDPSANTSVAAGDEITINVSTGPEQREVPDVRSMSYSDAVERLTDAGFEKFKSSTSPSTPEMKDKVLGTNPPANQTSAITNEITIVLGSGPESRTVPDVKGQTPDSASQILNAAGFTNTVPVEVDSTAPQGQLVGTVPSAGQTVPVDSVIQLQVSRGNQFVMPDLTGQFWTDAEPRLRALGWTGVLDKGADVSNSGQRTNAVVRQSPPAGTGVNFGATITLSFAS
- the pbpA gene encoding D,D-transpeptidase PbpA, with amino-acid sequence MNTSLRRIAVAVMALVVLLLANATVTQVFTAEGLRSDPRNQRVLLDEYSRQRGQISAGGQLLAYSVSTNGRFRFLRVYPEPLVYAPVTGFYSLRYSSTGLERAEDPVLNGSDQRLFARRLADFFTGRDPRGGNVDTTLKPQVQQAAWDAMDRGCDGGCKGSVVAIEPSTGKILAMVSSPSYDPNLLATHDMDKQAAVWQRLRDDPESPLLNRAISETYPPGSTFKVITTAAALANGANTDTRLTAQPKISLPDSTATLENYGGAACGGGPTVTLREAFARSCNTSFVELGLDTGADALRSTARGFGIGAPAPMIPLQVAESTVGPIADRAALGMSSIGQKDVALTPLQNAMVAATIANKGVPMRPYLVDSLKGPDLSNIATTAPTEERRAVSEQVADTLTDLMVAAEQVTQQKGAIAGVQIASKTGTAEHGTDPRNTPPHAWYIAFAPAQAPKVAVAVVVENGGDRLSATGGALAAPIGRAAIAAALREGS
- a CDS encoding protein kinase domain-containing protein; protein product: MSPRVGVTLSGRYRLQRLIATGGMGQVWEGVDSRLGRRVAVKVLKAEYSTDPEFVERFRAEARTVAMLNHPGIAGVYDYGETEMDGEGRTAYLVMELVNGEPLNSVLKRTGRLSLRHALDMLEQTGRALQVAHTAGLVHRDVKPGNILITPTGQVKLTDFGIAKAVDAAPVTQTGMVMGTAQYIAPEQALGHDATAASDVYSLGVVGYESVSGKRPFTGDGALTVAMKHIKETPPPLPADLPPNVRELIEITLVKNPGMRYRSGGAFADAVAAVRSGRRPPRPNQAPSIGRAAPAAVPSAAQARAAADLTGRAPATAARPRPATGSHRTPPPRSTFSSGQRALLWAAGVLGALAIVIAILIVLNAQDRRERENQPPPTVTTTITETTPFSPTAMAPRPNPTGSDGHAGDELRVTRHGVLASAPLAQEPGPRRPTASEQTPQ
- a CDS encoding FHA domain-containing protein FhaB/FipA → MQGLVLQLTRVGFLLLLWLFIWSVLRILRTDIYAPTGTVMVRRGLPLRRSLLPSRGLRNVARQLVVTEGALAGTRITLGSQPVLIGRADDSTLVLTDDYASTRHARLSPRGSEWYVEDLGSTNGTYLDRAKVTTAVRVPMGTPVRIGKTVIELRP